A window from Mycobacterium saskatchewanense encodes these proteins:
- a CDS encoding enoyl-CoA hydratase codes for MTDDILVIETDERVRTLTLNRPQSRNALSSALRDQFFGALAAAEADDGVDVVIVTGADPVFCAGLDLKELGGQSALPDISPRWPAMTKPVIGAVNGAAVTGGLELALYCDILIASEQARFADTHARVGLLPTWGLSVRLPQKVGVGVARRMSLTGDYLSAADALRAGLVTEVVPHGQLLPAARTVAASIVGNNQNAVRALLASYHRIDDAQTSAGLWLEATAARQFRTTGDDIAANREAVLQRGRAQVR; via the coding sequence ATGACCGACGACATCCTGGTGATCGAGACCGACGAGCGGGTACGCACCCTGACCCTCAACCGGCCGCAGTCCCGCAACGCGCTGTCCTCCGCGCTGCGGGATCAGTTCTTCGGGGCCCTGGCCGCCGCCGAGGCCGACGACGGCGTGGACGTCGTCATCGTCACCGGGGCCGATCCAGTGTTCTGTGCGGGACTCGATCTCAAGGAGCTGGGCGGGCAGTCGGCGCTGCCGGACATCTCGCCGCGATGGCCGGCGATGACCAAGCCGGTGATCGGCGCGGTCAACGGCGCCGCCGTCACAGGCGGGCTCGAGCTCGCGTTGTACTGCGACATCCTGATCGCCTCGGAGCAGGCGCGCTTCGCCGACACCCACGCCCGGGTAGGCCTGCTGCCCACCTGGGGGCTGAGCGTCCGGCTCCCGCAGAAAGTCGGCGTCGGCGTGGCCCGGCGGATGAGCCTGACCGGCGACTACCTCTCCGCCGCCGACGCCTTGCGCGCCGGACTGGTGACCGAGGTGGTGCCGCACGGCCAGCTGCTGCCCGCGGCCCGCACGGTCGCGGCGTCGATCGTCGGCAACAACCAGAACGCGGTGCGCGCACTGCTGGCCTCCTACCACCGGATCGACGACGCGCAGACCAGCGCGGGGCTTTGGCTGGAAGCGACGGCGGCCAGGCAGTTCCGGACGACGGGCGACGACATCGCCGCGAACCGCGAGGCCGTACTGCAACGCGGGCGCGCCCAGGTGCGGTAG
- the frc gene encoding formyl-CoA transferase, giving the protein MGKALDGVRVLDMTHVQSGPSATQMLAWLGADVVKLETPNGGDVTRGQLRDLPDADSLYFTMLNCNKRSVTVNMKSEDGIDIFARLVQGADVLVENFGPGVIDRFGFSWERLREINPRLIYASIKGFGPGKYFNFKAYEIIAQAMGGAMATTGFEDGPPTATGAQIGDSGTGIHLVAAILAALLQRTNTGVGQRVEVAMQAAVLNLCRVKLRDQQRLAHGPLREYPNERFGDEVPRAGNASGGGQPGWAVRTKGGGPNDYIYVIVQPAGWAPLARLIGRPDLADHPDWVRPEDRLPKLDKVFALIEDWSQRHTKWEAMEQLNALNVPCGPVLSTKELIEDQTLADLGAIVTVEHPERGAFKTVGSPLRLSDSPVDIVRPPLLGEHTEEICLELGYSREQLQRFRSAGAI; this is encoded by the coding sequence ATGGGTAAGGCTTTAGACGGCGTTCGCGTGCTCGATATGACCCATGTCCAATCGGGCCCGTCCGCCACCCAAATGCTCGCGTGGCTGGGTGCCGATGTCGTAAAGCTCGAGACGCCCAACGGCGGAGACGTCACGCGGGGCCAGCTGCGCGACCTGCCCGACGCGGACAGTCTGTATTTCACGATGCTGAACTGCAATAAACGCAGCGTCACCGTGAACATGAAAAGCGAAGACGGTATAGACATCTTCGCCCGCCTGGTGCAAGGTGCCGACGTCCTGGTGGAGAACTTCGGTCCTGGCGTCATCGACCGGTTTGGGTTCAGCTGGGAACGGCTGCGGGAGATCAACCCCAGGCTGATTTATGCATCCATCAAAGGCTTCGGCCCGGGCAAGTACTTCAATTTCAAAGCGTACGAGATTATCGCGCAAGCGATGGGTGGGGCAATGGCCACAACGGGTTTCGAGGACGGCCCACCGACGGCGACGGGTGCGCAGATCGGAGACTCGGGCACCGGGATTCATTTGGTCGCCGCGATCTTGGCGGCGCTGTTGCAGCGCACCAACACCGGCGTCGGGCAACGGGTCGAGGTGGCGATGCAGGCGGCGGTCCTCAATCTCTGCCGGGTGAAGCTGCGCGATCAGCAACGGCTCGCACACGGTCCGCTGCGCGAATATCCCAACGAGCGCTTCGGCGACGAGGTGCCGAGGGCCGGCAACGCGTCCGGCGGAGGCCAACCGGGATGGGCGGTTCGCACCAAAGGCGGGGGTCCCAACGACTATATCTACGTCATCGTCCAACCGGCTGGATGGGCGCCGCTCGCCCGTCTCATCGGGCGGCCCGACCTCGCCGACCACCCGGACTGGGTCCGGCCGGAAGATCGGCTACCCAAGCTGGACAAGGTTTTCGCGTTGATCGAGGATTGGAGCCAGCGACACACCAAATGGGAGGCCATGGAGCAGCTCAACGCTCTCAACGTGCCTTGTGGCCCCGTGCTTAGCACCAAGGAACTGATCGAGGACCAGACACTGGCCGATCTGGGCGCGATCGTCACCGTCGAGCACCCCGAGCGCGGGGCATTCAAGACCGTGGGAAGTCCGCTTCGGCTTTCCGACTCGCCCGTCGACATCGTGCGTCCGCCGCTCCTGGGCGAGCACACGGAGGAGATCTGCCTGGAACTGGGCTATTCGCGAGAACAGTTGCAGCGCTTCAGAAGCGCCGGGGCGATCTGA
- a CDS encoding LysR family transcriptional regulator: MLLRQLEYFVAVSRERHFARAAEACYVSQPALSASIAKLERELNVTLINRGRNFEGLTMEGERLVLWAKRVLAVHDGLVAEAAALRSGISGVLRLGAGPTVSTTMALPIAAFCSLHPLARVKMVSHLPATELARQLHRFELDAAIAHFDVSDHTGLELVPLYEEQCVLLVSGKQLVGSAETITWSEAAQLPLVLLGPEVEFRKFIDHAFATAGAVVLPQVETDSMALLCAHVETGEWASVVPHNWFRAMQTTGAMRGLRLVEPDQRAPVAIAVNASAAGSAAARAFLNVAVGAPLGREHHTFAGPDPGVAVDLETEPTVTTESFVA, from the coding sequence GTGCTGCTACGACAACTCGAGTACTTCGTCGCGGTGTCCAGGGAACGGCACTTCGCGCGCGCGGCCGAAGCCTGCTACGTCTCGCAGCCCGCGCTGTCGGCGTCTATCGCCAAGCTGGAGCGGGAGCTCAACGTGACCTTGATCAATCGCGGGCGCAACTTCGAGGGCCTGACCATGGAGGGCGAACGGCTTGTCCTATGGGCCAAGAGGGTGCTTGCGGTGCACGATGGGCTGGTGGCGGAAGCCGCGGCCTTGCGGTCCGGCATCTCGGGAGTATTGCGGCTGGGTGCGGGGCCGACCGTATCGACCACGATGGCCTTGCCTATCGCCGCCTTCTGTTCCTTGCACCCGCTGGCGCGGGTCAAGATGGTATCCCACCTTCCGGCAACCGAATTGGCGCGCCAGTTGCACCGCTTCGAGCTCGACGCCGCCATCGCCCACTTCGATGTGAGTGATCACACCGGCTTGGAGCTGGTTCCGCTCTACGAGGAACAGTGTGTGCTGCTGGTTTCGGGCAAACAGCTCGTGGGCTCGGCGGAGACCATCACGTGGTCGGAGGCGGCCCAGCTGCCCCTCGTGCTGCTGGGCCCGGAGGTCGAGTTCCGGAAGTTCATCGACCATGCGTTTGCGACCGCGGGCGCAGTGGTCCTACCGCAGGTCGAGACCGATTCGATGGCTTTGCTTTGCGCTCACGTCGAGACGGGGGAGTGGGCAAGTGTGGTACCGCACAACTGGTTTCGCGCGATGCAGACGACCGGCGCAATGCGGGGACTGCGTCTGGTCGAGCCCGACCAGCGTGCGCCGGTGGCCATCGCCGTCAATGCCTCGGCCGCTGGGTCGGCGGCGGCAAGGGCTTTCCTGAACGTAGCGGTCGGGGCGCCCCTCGGCCGCGAACACCACACCTTCGCGGGTCCCGATCCGGGTGTTGCCGTTGATCTGGAGACGGAGCCGACGGTGACGACGGAATCTTTCGTGGCTTGA
- the oxc gene encoding oxalyl-CoA decarboxylase, whose product MTAATVEGTEAEDAGALTDGIHLVVDALRLNDVHTIYGLVGIPITDLARTAQAAGIRYIGFRHESAAGHAAAAAGFLTQKPGICLTVSAPGFLNGLVALANATTNCFPMVQISGSSERHLVDLQRGDYEEMDQLAAAKPFVKAAYRVSRAEDIGRGVARAIRTAASGRPGGVYLDIPAAVLGEVVDSASAAKTLWRVVDPAPRQLPDIESVDKAIELLAGAERPLIVLGKGAAYSRADEQIKEFVESTGIPYLPMSMAKGLLPDDHPQSAATSRSLALRRADVVLLVGARLNWLLGHGDAPQWNRDAKFIQIDIEPSEMDSNQPIAVPLVGDIRSVMQALVERSKLGQISTAAQWREEIVLKGAQNVAKMADRLAAARIAHPMKFLGALQVIRDVLQDNPRVCLVNEGANALDLARNTIGMYRPRRRLDSGTWGVMGVGLGFAIAAAVETGEPVVAIEGDSAFGFSGMELETICRYKLPIVTVILNNGGVYRGDDVSSSEDPAPTALAAHHEFMIKAFGGTGYRAETPDEVADALREALASGQPSLIDCLIDPSDGTESGNIAHLNPKGITNKG is encoded by the coding sequence ATGACTGCCGCTACCGTCGAAGGTACTGAGGCCGAAGACGCCGGGGCTCTGACTGATGGCATCCACTTGGTGGTTGACGCGCTTCGGCTCAATGACGTGCACACCATCTACGGGCTGGTGGGCATTCCCATCACCGATCTGGCGCGGACCGCACAGGCGGCAGGCATCCGCTACATCGGTTTTCGTCATGAGAGTGCCGCAGGGCACGCCGCGGCCGCGGCCGGGTTCCTGACTCAGAAGCCCGGGATCTGCTTGACGGTATCGGCGCCAGGGTTCCTCAACGGTCTCGTGGCGCTGGCCAATGCGACCACCAATTGCTTTCCAATGGTGCAGATCTCGGGCTCCAGCGAGCGTCACCTGGTGGATCTGCAGCGGGGTGACTACGAGGAGATGGATCAGCTCGCGGCGGCCAAACCCTTCGTCAAGGCTGCGTACCGGGTGTCCCGTGCCGAGGACATCGGTCGCGGCGTGGCGCGCGCGATCCGGACTGCGGCGTCCGGGCGTCCAGGGGGGGTTTATCTGGATATTCCGGCGGCCGTGCTCGGTGAGGTCGTCGACTCGGCGTCGGCCGCGAAGACGTTGTGGCGCGTGGTCGACCCCGCCCCCCGGCAGCTCCCCGACATCGAATCGGTGGACAAGGCCATCGAATTGCTCGCCGGCGCCGAACGGCCCCTGATCGTCTTGGGCAAGGGCGCCGCGTACTCGCGGGCCGACGAGCAGATCAAAGAGTTCGTAGAGAGCACCGGAATTCCGTACTTGCCGATGTCGATGGCCAAGGGCCTGTTGCCCGACGACCACCCGCAGTCGGCGGCGACGTCGCGGTCGTTGGCGCTGCGCCGGGCCGACGTCGTGCTGCTGGTCGGCGCGCGACTGAACTGGCTGCTCGGACACGGCGATGCGCCGCAGTGGAATCGCGACGCCAAGTTCATCCAGATCGACATCGAGCCCAGCGAAATGGACAGCAATCAACCGATCGCGGTGCCTCTGGTCGGCGACATCCGCTCGGTCATGCAGGCGCTGGTCGAGCGGTCCAAGCTGGGACAGATCAGCACTGCGGCGCAGTGGCGGGAGGAAATCGTTCTCAAGGGGGCGCAGAACGTCGCCAAGATGGCGGACCGCCTGGCGGCGGCTCGCATCGCTCACCCGATGAAGTTCCTCGGCGCCCTCCAGGTCATCCGGGATGTGCTGCAGGACAATCCGCGAGTCTGCCTGGTGAACGAGGGCGCGAACGCTCTGGATCTGGCCCGCAACACGATCGGCATGTATCGGCCGCGACGACGGCTGGACAGCGGCACCTGGGGAGTGATGGGCGTCGGGCTGGGATTCGCGATCGCGGCGGCCGTGGAGACCGGCGAGCCCGTCGTCGCGATCGAGGGCGACAGCGCTTTCGGCTTCAGCGGAATGGAATTGGAGACGATCTGCCGCTACAAGCTGCCCATCGTCACCGTGATCCTCAACAACGGCGGCGTGTACCGCGGCGACGACGTCTCGAGCTCCGAAGACCCGGCGCCCACCGCGCTGGCCGCGCATCACGAGTTCATGATCAAGGCCTTCGGTGGTACGGGTTACCGCGCGGAGACGCCCGACGAAGTTGCCGACGCGCTCCGGGAAGCCCTTGCGTCGGGTCAGCCGTCGCTGATCGATTGCCTGATCGACCCGTCAGACGGAACGGAGAGCGGCAACATCGCCCACCTGAATCCCAAGGGCATAACCAACAAGGGCTGA
- a CDS encoding DHH family phosphoesterase, producing the protein MTTTNSKTDLAGVPATGARVDAFAAVELLSAAATVAVVAHVHPDADTIGAGLALALVLERCSKRVEVSFGAPETLPESLASLPGGHLLVSPGAMRRDVDLVVTVDVPSVKRLGELADLAAPGRPLLVIDHHASNDMFGTANFIDVSADSTTMMVAELLDTWGKRIEPDVAHCIYAGLTTDTGSFRWASADALRLAARLVDIGVDNAAISRTLMDTHPFGWLPLLSRVLGSARLLPDAAAGRGLVYAVVDNRDWVASRPEEVESIVDIVRTTQQAEVAAVFKEVSPRQWSVSMRAKAEVDLASVASTFGGGGHRLAAGYSTAGSIDDVVASLRAALG; encoded by the coding sequence GTGACGACGACCAACTCGAAGACTGACCTGGCCGGCGTCCCCGCCACGGGGGCGCGCGTCGACGCTTTTGCTGCCGTTGAGCTGCTCTCGGCGGCCGCGACTGTCGCGGTGGTCGCGCACGTCCATCCCGATGCCGACACCATCGGCGCCGGCCTGGCGCTGGCACTGGTGCTCGAAAGATGCAGCAAGCGCGTCGAAGTCAGTTTCGGCGCGCCGGAGACCCTGCCGGAGTCGCTGGCGTCCCTGCCGGGCGGTCACCTGCTGGTCAGCCCCGGCGCGATGCGCCGGGACGTCGACCTGGTTGTGACCGTGGATGTTCCGAGCGTGAAGAGGCTGGGGGAGCTGGCCGACTTGGCCGCTCCCGGCCGGCCACTGCTGGTCATCGACCACCACGCCAGCAACGACATGTTCGGCACCGCGAACTTCATCGACGTGTCGGCGGATTCCACCACGATGATGGTCGCGGAGTTGCTCGACACGTGGGGCAAGCGAATCGAACCCGATGTCGCGCACTGCATCTACGCGGGCCTGACGACCGACACCGGATCATTCCGCTGGGCCAGCGCCGACGCGCTACGGTTGGCGGCCCGGTTGGTCGACATCGGGGTGGACAACGCCGCCATCAGCCGCACGCTGATGGACACCCATCCGTTCGGGTGGCTGCCGCTGCTGTCGCGCGTGCTGGGCAGCGCGCGCCTGCTACCGGACGCGGCCGCCGGTCGCGGCCTGGTGTACGCGGTTGTCGACAACCGGGACTGGGTGGCCTCGCGGCCCGAGGAGGTCGAAAGCATCGTCGACATCGTCCGCACGACGCAGCAGGCCGAGGTCGCGGCCGTCTTCAAAGAGGTCAGCCCCCGCCAGTGGTCGGTGTCGATGCGGGCCAAGGCGGAGGTGGACCTGGCCTCGGTCGCCTCCACGTTCGGCGGCGGCGGCCATCGGCTGGCCGCCGGATACTCGACCGCCGGTTCGATCGACGACGTGGTTGCGTCGCTGCGCGCGGCGCTCGGCTGA
- a CDS encoding PAS domain-containing protein, which produces MSHERLAQAVVSATPEAVVVCDAQGVIRLWNDGARRIFGYSSSEAMGENLDIIIPAKLRKRHWDGYHQTMATGHTRYGDKLLSVPATHRDGHRLSIEFSVALLRQDDGRIVGISAIMREVTERRNEEKALRSRLAELESRLAELESTVG; this is translated from the coding sequence GTGAGCCACGAACGGCTGGCGCAGGCCGTGGTGAGCGCGACGCCGGAGGCGGTCGTGGTCTGCGACGCCCAAGGCGTGATCCGCTTGTGGAACGACGGGGCGCGGCGCATCTTCGGCTACTCGTCGTCAGAGGCGATGGGAGAGAATCTCGATATCATCATCCCGGCGAAGCTGCGCAAACGGCACTGGGACGGTTACCACCAGACGATGGCCACCGGTCACACCCGCTACGGCGACAAGCTACTGAGTGTTCCTGCGACACATCGGGATGGACACCGGCTGTCGATCGAATTCAGCGTCGCGCTGCTGCGTCAGGATGACGGCCGCATTGTCGGGATCTCGGCGATAATGCGTGAGGTGACCGAGCGCCGAAACGAGGAGAAAGCGCTGCGTAGCCGGCTCGCAGAACTCGAATCGCGACTTGCGGAGCTCGAGAGCACCGTCGGCTGA
- the infB gene encoding translation initiation factor IF-2, translating into MAGKARVHELAKELGVTSKEVLARLNEQGEFVKSASSTVEAPVARRLRESFGGGKPAAKSGGHATARPAAKSPAKSLDRALDQAIGKATGNGEAAGGPAKPADTGAVATAASPSAPAPAPARPGPVPGRPSAPPPAPGPAAQPGQSGPHPGATPGPRPGPIPRPAARTPRVGNNPFSSAQPVDRPIPRPMAPRPGAPRPGAPRPGGASPGNMPPRPGGAGGQGRPARPGAPRPGGSRPGGPGGRSDGGGGNYRGGGGGGVGAPPGGGGGFRGRPGAGAGAGGGGGGRPGQRGGAAGAFGRPGGAPRRGRKSKRAKRAEYENMQAPVVGGVRLPHGNGETIRLARGASLSDFAEKIDANPAALVQALFNLGEMVTATQSVGDETLELLGSEMNYVVQVVSPEDEDRELLESFDLTYGEDEGGEEDLQTRPPVVTVMGHVDHGKTRLLDTIRNASVREGEAGGITQHIGAYQVAVNFEGSERLITFIDTPGHEAFTAMRARGAKATDIAILVVAADDGVMPQTVEAINHAQAADVPIVVAVNKIDKEGADPAKIRGQLTEYGLVAEDFGGDTMFVDISAKVGTNIDALEEAVLLTADAALDLRANPDMEAQGVAIEAHLDRGRGPVATVLVQRGTLRVGDSVVAGDAYGRVRRMVDEHGDDVEEALPSRPVQVIGFTSVPGAGDNFLVVDEDRIARQIADRRSARKRNALAARSRKRISLEDLDSALKETSQLNLILKGDNAGTVEALEEALLGIQVDDEVALRVIDRGVGGITETNVNLASASDAVIIGFNVRAEGKATELANREGVEIRYYSVIYQAIDEIEKALRGMLKPIYEENQLGRAEIRALFRSSKVGLIAGCMISSGVVRRNAKARLLRDNIVVADNLTITSLRREKDDVTEVREGFECGMTLGYNDIKEGDIIESYELVQKERA; encoded by the coding sequence GTGGCAGGTAAGGCCCGCGTACACGAGTTGGCTAAGGAACTCGGTGTCACCAGCAAGGAAGTGCTCGCCCGGCTTAATGAACAGGGCGAATTCGTCAAATCCGCGTCGTCGACCGTAGAGGCGCCGGTTGCGCGCCGGCTCCGGGAGTCCTTCGGCGGTGGCAAGCCGGCCGCGAAGTCCGGTGGGCATGCCACCGCGAGGCCGGCCGCCAAGTCGCCCGCCAAGTCGCTCGACAGGGCCCTCGACCAGGCGATCGGCAAGGCCACCGGTAACGGTGAAGCCGCCGGTGGCCCCGCCAAGCCGGCCGACACCGGCGCGGTGGCCACCGCCGCCTCCCCGTCCGCACCCGCACCGGCGCCCGCCCGTCCGGGACCGGTGCCCGGCCGGCCGTCGGCACCGCCCCCGGCGCCGGGGCCAGCAGCGCAGCCTGGGCAGTCCGGCCCGCACCCCGGTGCGACACCCGGCCCGCGGCCGGGGCCGATCCCCCGTCCCGCCGCCCGCACTCCGCGCGTCGGCAACAACCCGTTCTCGTCGGCGCAACCCGTCGACCGCCCGATCCCGCGTCCCATGGCGCCGCGTCCCGGTGCTCCCAGGCCGGGCGCCCCGCGCCCGGGGGGCGCGTCGCCCGGCAACATGCCGCCACGTCCCGGCGGCGCCGGCGGCCAGGGCCGCCCGGCGCGGCCCGGCGCACCGCGGCCCGGAGGTAGTCGGCCCGGTGGGCCCGGCGGCCGCTCCGACGGTGGCGGCGGTAACTACCGCGGCGGTGGTGGCGGCGGCGTCGGTGCCCCGCCCGGTGGTGGCGGCGGCTTCCGCGGTCGCCCCGGCGCCGGCGCCGGCGCCGGCGGTGGCGGCGGCGGTCGCCCCGGTCAGCGCGGCGGCGCGGCGGGTGCGTTCGGCCGTCCCGGCGGCGCGCCCCGGCGCGGCCGCAAGTCCAAGCGGGCCAAACGCGCCGAGTACGAGAACATGCAGGCGCCGGTCGTCGGGGGCGTGCGGCTGCCGCACGGTAACGGCGAAACCATCCGGTTGGCGCGCGGCGCGTCTCTGTCGGACTTCGCCGAGAAGATCGACGCCAACCCGGCGGCGCTGGTGCAGGCCCTGTTCAACCTCGGCGAGATGGTGACCGCGACGCAATCGGTCGGCGACGAAACCCTTGAGCTGCTCGGCAGCGAGATGAACTACGTCGTGCAGGTCGTCAGTCCCGAGGACGAGGACCGCGAACTGCTGGAGTCCTTCGACCTGACCTACGGCGAGGACGAGGGCGGCGAGGAAGACCTGCAGACCCGCCCGCCGGTGGTGACCGTCATGGGTCACGTCGACCACGGTAAGACGCGACTGCTCGACACCATCCGAAACGCCAGCGTCCGCGAGGGCGAGGCGGGCGGCATCACCCAGCACATCGGTGCCTACCAGGTGGCCGTGAACTTCGAGGGCAGCGAGCGGCTGATCACCTTCATCGACACCCCGGGTCACGAGGCGTTCACCGCTATGCGTGCCCGCGGCGCGAAGGCCACCGACATCGCGATCCTGGTGGTGGCCGCCGACGACGGCGTGATGCCGCAGACCGTGGAGGCGATCAACCACGCGCAGGCCGCCGACGTGCCGATCGTGGTGGCGGTCAACAAGATCGACAAGGAGGGCGCCGACCCGGCGAAGATTCGCGGGCAGCTCACCGAATACGGTCTGGTGGCGGAGGACTTCGGTGGCGACACCATGTTCGTCGACATCTCGGCGAAGGTGGGCACCAACATCGACGCGCTCGAGGAGGCGGTCCTGCTGACCGCCGACGCCGCCCTGGACCTGCGGGCCAACCCCGACATGGAGGCCCAGGGTGTGGCGATCGAGGCTCACCTTGACCGCGGACGTGGTCCGGTGGCCACCGTGCTGGTGCAGCGCGGGACGCTGCGCGTTGGCGATTCCGTGGTGGCCGGCGACGCCTACGGGCGCGTCCGCCGCATGGTCGACGAGCACGGCGACGACGTCGAAGAGGCGCTGCCGTCGCGGCCGGTGCAGGTCATCGGCTTCACGTCGGTGCCCGGCGCCGGGGACAACTTCCTGGTGGTCGACGAGGATCGCATTGCCCGGCAGATCGCCGACCGGCGCAGCGCCCGCAAGCGCAACGCGCTGGCGGCCCGCTCCCGCAAGCGGATCAGCCTGGAGGACCTGGACTCGGCGCTGAAGGAAACCAGCCAGCTGAACCTGATCCTCAAGGGCGACAACGCCGGTACGGTCGAAGCGCTGGAGGAGGCCCTGCTGGGCATCCAGGTCGACGACGAGGTGGCGCTGCGCGTCATCGACCGCGGCGTCGGTGGCATCACCGAGACCAACGTCAACCTGGCGTCGGCGTCGGACGCGGTGATCATCGGGTTCAACGTGCGCGCCGAGGGCAAGGCGACCGAGCTGGCCAACCGCGAGGGCGTCGAGATCCGCTACTACTCGGTGATCTACCAGGCCATCGACGAGATCGAGAAGGCCCTGCGCGGCATGCTCAAGCCGATCTACGAGGAGAATCAGCTGGGTCGCGCCGAGATCCGGGCGCTGTTCCGATCCTCGAAGGTCGGCCTCATCGCCGGCTGCATGATCAGCTCCGGTGTGGTGCGCCGTAACGCCAAGGCCCGGCTGCTGCGGGACAACATCGTGGTTGCCGACAACCTCACGATCACCTCGCTGCGCCGGGAGAAGGACGACGTCACCGAGGTCCGCGAGGGCTTCGAGTGCGGTATGACGCTGGGCTACAACGACATCAAGGAAGGCGACATCATCGAGTCCTACGAGCTCGTGCAAAAGGAGCGCGCCTGA
- the frc gene encoding formyl-CoA transferase: MTELPLAGIKVIDFTGVQAGPACTQMLAWFGADVLKVERTTGGDVTRNQLRDIPDVDALYFTMLNSNKRSLAINTKSPQGIEVMEKLIRQADVLVENFAPGAMDRMGLSWDKLQSWNPRLIFGSVKGFNDDSSWNDLKVYENVAQCAGGNASTTGFWDGPPTVSGAALGDSNTGMHLLIGILTALIARDKTGKGQKVSASMQDSVLNLCRVKLRDQQRLERVGYLEEYPQYPNGTFGDAVPRGGNAGGGGQPGWVLKCKGWESDPNAYIYFTIQEQNWARTAEAIGRPEWATDPAYSTALARQDKIFDIFAEIEKWLADKTKYEAVDILRKWEIPCAPVFSMKELAVDPDLRKSGTVVEVEQKGRGTFLTVGSPIKFSSFKPDIKGAPLLGEHTDEVLAELGYDEDTIAKWRQDAVVV, encoded by the coding sequence ATGACCGAACTGCCGTTGGCCGGGATCAAAGTCATCGACTTCACCGGCGTCCAGGCGGGTCCAGCCTGTACGCAGATGCTCGCCTGGTTTGGGGCGGACGTCCTCAAAGTCGAGCGCACGACCGGTGGCGATGTGACGCGTAACCAACTTCGCGACATACCGGACGTCGACGCGCTGTACTTCACGATGCTCAATAGCAACAAGCGCTCGTTGGCGATCAACACGAAGTCCCCCCAGGGCATCGAGGTCATGGAGAAGCTGATCCGCCAGGCCGATGTGCTGGTGGAGAACTTCGCGCCGGGCGCCATGGACCGAATGGGGCTGTCCTGGGACAAGTTACAGTCCTGGAACCCGCGGCTGATCTTCGGTTCGGTCAAGGGCTTCAACGACGACTCGTCGTGGAACGACCTCAAGGTCTACGAGAACGTCGCGCAGTGCGCCGGCGGCAACGCGTCCACCACGGGATTCTGGGACGGACCGCCCACGGTCAGCGGTGCGGCTCTTGGTGACTCGAACACCGGGATGCACCTGCTGATCGGCATCCTGACCGCGCTGATCGCGCGGGACAAGACCGGTAAGGGCCAGAAGGTGTCCGCCTCGATGCAAGACTCCGTGCTGAACCTGTGCCGGGTGAAGCTGCGCGACCAACAGCGCCTGGAACGTGTCGGTTACCTCGAGGAGTACCCGCAGTACCCCAACGGTACGTTCGGCGACGCGGTGCCCCGCGGCGGCAACGCCGGCGGCGGCGGCCAGCCGGGCTGGGTGCTCAAGTGCAAGGGGTGGGAGTCCGACCCGAATGCCTACATCTATTTCACGATCCAGGAGCAGAACTGGGCGCGGACGGCAGAGGCGATCGGGCGGCCCGAGTGGGCCACAGACCCGGCCTACAGTACCGCGCTCGCACGCCAGGACAAGATCTTCGACATCTTCGCCGAGATCGAGAAGTGGCTGGCCGACAAGACCAAGTACGAGGCCGTCGACATCCTGCGCAAGTGGGAAATCCCTTGTGCGCCAGTCTTCTCCATGAAGGAGCTGGCCGTGGACCCGGACCTCCGCAAGAGTGGCACGGTCGTCGAGGTGGAGCAGAAGGGGCGCGGGACTTTCCTGACGGTCGGTAGCCCGATCAAGTTCTCCTCCTTCAAGCCCGACATCAAGGGCGCGCCGCTACTCGGCGAACACACCGACGAGGTATTGGCCGAACTGGGTTATGACGAGGACACCATCGCAAAGTGGCGCCAGGACGCCGTCGTCGTCTGA
- the rbfA gene encoding 30S ribosome-binding factor RbfA, translating into MPDPARARRLAKRINTIVASAIEFEIKDPGLDGVTIVDTKVTADLHDATVFYTVMGRTLDEEPDYAAAAAALDRARGALRTMVGAGTGVRFTPTLTFTRDTTADNVQRMDELLARARAADADLARVRSGAKPAGEADPYRVSGSEDGTAGDDDQLED; encoded by the coding sequence ATGCCTGATCCGGCCCGGGCGCGGCGGCTGGCAAAGCGGATCAACACGATCGTCGCCTCGGCGATCGAGTTCGAGATCAAGGATCCGGGGCTGGACGGGGTCACCATCGTCGACACGAAGGTGACCGCTGACCTGCACGACGCGACCGTGTTCTACACGGTGATGGGTCGCACCCTCGACGAAGAGCCCGACTACGCGGCGGCGGCGGCCGCGCTGGACCGCGCCAGGGGTGCGTTGCGCACCATGGTCGGGGCGGGCACTGGGGTGCGCTTCACCCCGACGCTGACGTTCACCCGCGACACGACGGCGGATAACGTGCAGCGGATGGACGAGTTGCTGGCCCGGGCGCGCGCGGCGGACGCCGACCTCGCGCGGGTACGTTCGGGTGCCAAGCCCGCCGGCGAGGCCGATCCATACCGTGTCAGCGGGTCAGAGGACGGGACCGCCGGTGACGACGACCAACTCGAAGACTGA